The following are encoded together in the Flavihumibacter fluvii genome:
- a CDS encoding transporter: MRQFLSATRSLYLRNLSVIALVLVINWPNAALAQGDGPRFYWKGLNGTNAVPVIGSSLSGNANPMDPSHNVFPGASFEATMAMVGYAKMLPVFKRAGLVSVIMPMGRLSSDVTVGAVNYKSTARGFGDPMLQFSVNIIGPKPIMNIPDMIRYKPKFSVDLLSSLAIPIGEYDNSSPINIGQNRWYGRIGAPIVWQLGAWVPGRRTTLEFLPAVWLFSDNNDFVGKKMHTEPMYQVEAHLTRDFMERLWGSLDVTSYSGGKATIDDVEGNSLNNIGVGGTLGYHINDNMQMNASYSSTINDNNAEDLKMDGFRITLIWGWHKMIEGMQRLKNE, encoded by the coding sequence ATGAGACAATTTTTATCTGCCACCAGGTCCTTATATTTAAGAAATCTTAGCGTCATTGCTTTAGTGCTGGTGATAAACTGGCCGAATGCCGCCCTGGCCCAGGGCGATGGTCCCCGGTTTTACTGGAAAGGGTTAAACGGGACAAACGCTGTTCCCGTGATAGGATCCTCACTTAGTGGCAATGCAAACCCTATGGATCCTTCACATAATGTATTTCCCGGAGCAAGTTTCGAAGCAACAATGGCTATGGTCGGCTATGCCAAAATGTTACCTGTATTCAAGCGTGCCGGACTTGTTTCGGTTATTATGCCAATGGGCAGGTTATCCAGTGATGTCACAGTTGGCGCGGTAAATTACAAATCAACCGCAAGAGGATTCGGGGACCCTATGTTGCAATTCAGTGTAAATATTATTGGCCCCAAACCTATCATGAACATTCCAGACATGATACGATACAAGCCTAAATTTTCTGTTGATCTTCTTAGCAGCCTCGCTATCCCGATCGGGGAATACGACAATTCCAGTCCCATCAATATTGGCCAGAACCGCTGGTATGGAAGAATTGGCGCACCGATCGTCTGGCAGCTCGGCGCCTGGGTTCCGGGCCGGCGCACAACATTAGAGTTTCTTCCAGCCGTTTGGCTATTCAGCGATAACAATGATTTTGTAGGCAAGAAAATGCACACAGAACCCATGTACCAGGTCGAGGCACACCTTACCCGCGATTTCATGGAAAGGCTATGGGGTTCCCTTGATGTTACTTCCTATTCAGGTGGTAAAGCGACCATCGATGATGTTGAAGGCAATAGCCTGAACAATATTGGTGTGGGCGGCACGCTTGGCTACCATATCAATGATAACATGCAGATGAATGCTTCCTACTCCTCAACCATAAACGATAATAATGCTGAAGACCTGAAAATGGATGGCTTCCGTATTACACTTATTTGGGGATGGCATAAAATGATTGAAGGCATGCAACGGTTGAAAAATGAGTAA
- a CDS encoding right-handed parallel beta-helix repeat-containing protein, protein MNKLRLLTLFGLYLLPSFSNGGTIIVAPGSATYSTIQSGLDAANAGDTVLVKAGIYHETVTFNKSGKANHAITLIGEKGAIIEGTKNLRQGIVVNDKSYLEIIGLEIRHFKGSGVPIGISVRGSGTSIEIRNNTIHHIENSAGNAHGIAIYGTNKMVLSKIIVDGNEISDCQLGSSESLVLNGNVTQFVVSNNLIHDNDNIGIDFIGFESVGPEGFDQAYDGICFGNTVYNISSLKNPAYNGSQSADGIYVDGGRNIIIERNTVYNCDIGIELASEHLNRNTEDIIVRNNFVSGSFQANIMAGGYAADKGRAVNVAIINNSTYLGREGEVALQFNCNNITIRNNIFYGRPDQAYLQNRGSNNTLVTINCNIYYGQSSSSPGSWPDANAKYLDPMLVSPYSNMHLSAGSPAINSACAPGNDKQGKPLSGTLDIDNKNRTENGKLDIGADEYQTNW, encoded by the coding sequence ATGAACAAGCTACGTTTACTCACGCTTTTCGGCTTATACCTGCTGCCTTCCTTCAGCAATGGCGGTACAATCATTGTAGCACCAGGAAGTGCGACATACTCAACGATACAGTCCGGACTCGATGCTGCAAATGCCGGAGATACTGTGCTGGTGAAGGCCGGCATCTACCATGAAACTGTAACCTTTAACAAAAGCGGCAAAGCAAATCACGCGATCACTTTAATCGGTGAAAAAGGTGCAATCATTGAAGGCACTAAAAATCTTCGGCAAGGAATTGTGGTAAACGACAAAAGTTACCTGGAAATAATCGGATTGGAAATCCGGCATTTCAAAGGCAGCGGCGTGCCAATTGGCATCAGTGTAAGGGGCAGCGGTACCAGTATTGAGATTCGCAATAACACAATACACCATATAGAAAATTCCGCTGGAAATGCCCACGGGATTGCTATTTACGGAACCAATAAAATGGTGTTAAGTAAAATAATTGTGGATGGCAATGAAATAAGTGATTGCCAGTTAGGATCCAGTGAATCCCTGGTGCTCAATGGCAACGTTACCCAATTTGTTGTTTCCAATAACCTGATCCATGACAATGATAATATTGGAATTGATTTTATTGGATTTGAAAGCGTTGGGCCGGAGGGCTTCGACCAGGCGTATGATGGCATTTGTTTTGGCAATACGGTGTACAATATTTCTTCCCTGAAAAACCCGGCGTATAATGGAAGTCAATCGGCAGATGGTATTTATGTGGATGGCGGGCGGAACATCATCATTGAACGGAATACCGTGTATAATTGTGATATTGGTATTGAGTTGGCCAGCGAACACCTGAATAGAAATACGGAAGACATTATTGTTCGTAATAATTTTGTATCGGGTTCTTTTCAGGCAAATATTATGGCAGGGGGATATGCCGCTGATAAAGGGCGGGCAGTGAATGTTGCGATTATAAACAACTCGACCTATTTGGGAAGGGAAGGCGAAGTGGCCCTCCAGTTTAATTGCAATAACATCACGATCAGGAACAATATATTTTACGGGCGGCCAGACCAGGCATATCTGCAAAACCGGGGCAGCAACAATACCCTGGTTACGATAAACTGCAATATTTACTATGGACAAAGTTCATCTTCACCTGGTTCCTGGCCGGATGCCAATGCGAAATACCTGGACCCAATGCTGGTAAGTCCTTATTCAAACATGCACTTGTCTGCCGGTTCCCCGGCAATAAATTCGGCATGTGCCCCTGGAAATGATAAACAGGGCAAGCCACTTTCCGGAACATTGGATATTGACAATAAGAACAGGACAGAAAATGGCAAGCTTGATATCGGCGCTGATGAATATCAAACAAACTGGTAA
- a CDS encoding porin family protein: MKKQLQAALILSMLFLSANTFGQAAGTKTYLDILLNVVSTNLNYGELNSSLKEYKKPVLGAQVGVSFQAGITPKFSFVSELYFIMKGGTLKADNPLTYNKTTLRLYTIELPVLVRFNFGKIYVNAGPYIAYNVYGTRKMEGSTKALPFDDSNDAFKRWDAGIQMGAGYRFKVKQKAVVVDMRYTYGLSNISNNQEMYNRYLNISLHCSAPWKKYPLGKK, encoded by the coding sequence ATGAAAAAGCAGTTACAGGCAGCACTTATACTAAGTATGCTTTTCCTGAGCGCCAACACATTTGGCCAGGCAGCGGGCACAAAGACCTATCTGGACATCCTGCTGAATGTGGTGAGTACAAACCTCAACTATGGCGAGTTAAACAGCTCTTTAAAGGAGTATAAAAAACCGGTCCTGGGGGCGCAGGTTGGGGTGTCGTTTCAGGCTGGTATTACACCGAAGTTTTCTTTTGTCTCCGAATTGTATTTTATCATGAAAGGGGGAACATTAAAAGCCGATAATCCGCTAACCTACAACAAAACAACACTTCGACTATACACAATAGAATTACCAGTGCTGGTCCGTTTTAATTTCGGTAAAATTTATGTGAATGCAGGACCTTATATAGCCTACAATGTTTATGGAACCCGGAAAATGGAAGGGTCGACTAAAGCGCTTCCATTTGATGATTCAAACGATGCCTTTAAACGTTGGGATGCAGGCATTCAAATGGGCGCTGGTTACCGGTTTAAGGTGAAACAAAAGGCCGTTGTAGTAGATATGCGGTACACCTATGGTTTATCCAATATTTCCAACAACCAGGAAATGTACAATCGATACCTGAATATCAGTTTGCATTGTTCTGCACCCTGGAAGAAATATCCGCTCGGGAAAAAATAA
- a CDS encoding NAD(P)/FAD-dependent oxidoreductase, which produces MSDHNTYDVIIVGGSYSGLAAGMALGRALKKVLIIDDGKPCNRQTPYSHNFITHDGHTPREIAALANLQVNRYETVKFFYGLATSGSKTALGYDIQVATGESFTAKRLIFATGIRDIMPAIDGFAACWGISMLHCPYCHGYEVRHEPTGLLGNGETGFDLARLISNWTNDLTLFTNGASTLTFEQTAQLDKHSVRIVEKEIEQFEHSNGHLSMINFRDGTTSAIKVIYAPVPFEQQCSIPESLGCELTAEGYIQVDPFHETSVKGVFACGDNVTRMRTVANAVGMGTTTGITVSKNLILEEF; this is translated from the coding sequence GTGTCAGATCATAATACATACGATGTTATCATAGTGGGCGGCAGCTATTCCGGTCTTGCTGCTGGTATGGCCCTTGGAAGAGCCCTTAAAAAAGTATTAATCATTGATGATGGCAAACCCTGTAACCGGCAAACTCCCTATTCACATAACTTCATTACGCATGACGGGCACACCCCCAGGGAAATTGCTGCATTAGCCAACCTGCAAGTCAACAGGTATGAAACAGTGAAGTTTTTTTACGGCCTGGCAACAAGTGGAAGTAAAACTGCCCTTGGTTATGACATTCAGGTAGCAACTGGTGAATCCTTCACGGCTAAGAGATTAATCTTTGCCACAGGCATTAGGGATATTATGCCTGCAATTGACGGATTTGCCGCATGCTGGGGTATCTCAATGCTTCACTGCCCTTATTGTCATGGCTACGAAGTGAGGCACGAACCAACTGGTCTCCTGGGCAACGGCGAAACTGGTTTTGACTTAGCGAGGCTAATTTCAAACTGGACCAATGATTTAACCCTCTTTACCAATGGAGCTTCAACACTAACTTTTGAACAAACTGCACAACTTGACAAGCACAGTGTTAGAATAGTAGAAAAGGAAATTGAGCAATTCGAGCATAGCAACGGTCATCTTAGCATGATCAATTTCCGGGATGGAACAACATCAGCTATCAAAGTCATTTATGCGCCTGTTCCATTTGAGCAGCAGTGCAGCATACCGGAATCTTTGGGGTGCGAATTAACTGCGGAAGGCTATATTCAGGTTGATCCTTTTCACGAAACTTCAGTGAAGGGCGTTTTTGCATGTGGCGATAATGTTACCCGGATGCGAACTGTTGCCAATGCTGTCGGAATGGGAACTACAACCGGAATAACAGTAAGCAAGAACCTGATTCTGGAAGAATTTTAA
- a CDS encoding AraC family transcriptional regulator, with product MKKIPIRQLISPRQEIPSTERFKIRKVQDLLDREDLFHELHRHDFFFIIALQKGAGIHEIDFTPYKVIDNAIFFMRPGQVHQLQLKADSTGYIIEFNTEFYHPKDRVSTQRLRKASNKNYCELETNRFEKLYGILTNIFQEYTDREEGFQDVIKANLDIFFIEYVRQSPNPNGPSTTVNPYTQERLEEFLALLESHITTQKQVSQYTDLMNLSPYQLNEITKATMGKTASELINEHIILEAKRNLLATPNQIKDIADILGYEDVSYFIRFFRKQTGYSPEAFRNNHR from the coding sequence ATGAAGAAAATTCCGATAAGGCAACTCATTTCCCCAAGGCAGGAAATTCCATCTACCGAACGTTTTAAGATACGCAAGGTCCAGGACCTGCTGGACAGGGAGGACTTATTCCATGAATTGCACCGGCATGATTTCTTTTTTATTATTGCTTTACAAAAGGGCGCGGGTATCCATGAAATCGACTTTACACCGTATAAAGTTATCGATAATGCTATTTTCTTTATGCGCCCCGGACAGGTGCACCAGCTCCAATTGAAAGCGGATTCGACAGGATACATAATAGAATTTAACACCGAATTTTACCATCCAAAAGACAGGGTGTCAACCCAGCGATTACGAAAAGCCAGCAATAAAAACTACTGTGAACTGGAGACAAACAGGTTTGAAAAATTATATGGTATTCTAACGAATATTTTCCAGGAGTATACTGACAGGGAGGAAGGATTCCAGGATGTCATTAAAGCAAACCTGGATATTTTCTTTATTGAATATGTAAGGCAGAGCCCGAATCCCAATGGCCCGTCAACAACTGTCAATCCCTATACACAGGAACGCCTTGAAGAATTTTTAGCCCTTTTGGAATCCCACATTACTACACAAAAACAAGTTAGCCAGTACACTGACCTGATGAATCTTTCCCCTTACCAGCTAAATGAAATCACGAAAGCAACGATGGGGAAAACAGCCTCTGAATTAATCAATGAACATATTATCCTGGAGGCCAAAAGAAACCTGCTGGCCACACCCAATCAAATCAAAGATATAGCCGACATCCTGGGCTACGAAGACGTTTCCTATTTTATCCGATTCTTCAGGAAGCAAACCGGGTATTCGCCTGAAGCGTTCCGGAATAATCATAGATAA
- a CDS encoding short chain dehydrogenase, whose protein sequence is MKIIIVGASGTMGKHLASAFEKEHEVIKASANGGDVQVDITSTESIESFFRQVGPFDALISTAGPTYVGPWKKMSGKEFRKGVDGKMMGQINLVLIGQHYINPNGSFTLITGALTHDPQKNFANASAANGAVEAFVRAAAIELDNGIRINAVSPTVIENSPQYFPFFPGDIPVTMQQLEFGFRKAVFGANTGQVIKPY, encoded by the coding sequence ATGAAAATTATCATCGTAGGTGCATCAGGCACAATGGGAAAGCACTTAGCCAGTGCATTTGAAAAAGAACATGAAGTAATTAAAGCTTCTGCAAACGGCGGGGATGTACAGGTAGATATTACGTCTACCGAATCCATCGAAAGTTTTTTCAGGCAGGTCGGTCCATTTGATGCACTCATCAGTACAGCAGGCCCGACCTATGTTGGTCCATGGAAAAAAATGTCCGGCAAGGAATTCAGGAAAGGCGTTGACGGCAAAATGATGGGACAGATCAACCTGGTACTTATCGGGCAGCACTACATCAATCCTAACGGATCATTTACATTAATTACCGGTGCCCTGACCCATGATCCCCAAAAGAATTTTGCCAATGCCTCGGCAGCCAATGGAGCTGTAGAAGCATTTGTACGGGCAGCGGCCATTGAATTGGACAATGGCATCCGCATCAATGCAGTCAGTCCTACTGTAATTGAAAATTCACCACAATATTTTCCCTTTTTTCCCGGGGATATTCCTGTAACCATGCAACAGTTGGAATTCGGCTTCCGTAAAGCTGTGTTTGGCGCCAATACCGGGCAGGTAATAAAACCATACTAA
- a CDS encoding GH1 family beta-glucosidase, whose amino-acid sequence MKKSTFSRRDFVKASSVTAAGASVATLLGFAAPNAAPAAGSPKPADLRFPDGFQWGVATAAYQIEGSPAADGKGKSIWDTYSHIPGKMRNNDTGDVAIDHYRRYKEDVTIIKDLGANAYRFSIAWTRIFPNGTGKPNPAGLDFYSRLVDELLAAGVTPYPTLYHWDLPQALQDKGGWQSRDTAKAFGDYAGFVAKGLGDRVKDYFTLNEFQNFVDMGHKGVSMTAQGKAVNIELAPGLKLKPGAINQVAHHAVLAHGLGVQAIRAMGTTGTRVGPAEVMFSAVPIIDTPDYVAAAEKATRSYNARFLDVMLSGQYHEDYLRTAGADAPKFTPEDLAIIASPVDFVGINIYIPKSYVIPSDTAPGYTEVPMNVSHPKMSSGWHTFSPEVMYWAPRLTNAIWKPRAIYITENGCAASDSVAPDGNVYDEDRVMYLRNVMQQLQRATTEGVPVKGNFVWSAMDNLEWTDGYGRRFGLVYVDFKTQQRIPKLSAKWFQEAAKRNAVV is encoded by the coding sequence ATGAAAAAGAGTACATTCAGCCGCCGTGATTTTGTAAAAGCTTCCAGTGTAACAGCTGCCGGTGCTTCTGTAGCCACCTTGCTTGGGTTTGCTGCCCCCAATGCCGCGCCTGCCGCAGGGTCGCCAAAACCTGCCGACCTGCGTTTTCCGGACGGGTTCCAATGGGGTGTCGCCACTGCTGCCTACCAAATAGAGGGCTCACCTGCCGCCGATGGAAAGGGCAAATCGATCTGGGATACCTACAGCCATATTCCTGGTAAAATGCGCAACAACGATACCGGTGATGTAGCCATCGACCATTACCGGCGTTATAAAGAAGATGTGACAATCATTAAAGACCTCGGTGCCAATGCCTATCGTTTCTCTATCGCCTGGACCAGGATCTTTCCAAATGGCACAGGAAAACCAAACCCCGCCGGGCTCGATTTTTATTCCCGCCTGGTAGATGAACTACTCGCCGCAGGCGTCACGCCATATCCAACATTATATCATTGGGACCTGCCACAAGCCCTGCAGGATAAAGGTGGCTGGCAATCGCGCGATACAGCCAAAGCCTTCGGGGATTATGCCGGCTTTGTGGCCAAAGGCCTGGGCGACCGTGTAAAGGATTATTTCACGCTTAATGAATTCCAGAATTTTGTTGATATGGGCCACAAGGGTGTTAGTATGACCGCGCAGGGTAAAGCAGTGAATATTGAACTGGCACCCGGACTGAAACTGAAACCAGGCGCCATTAACCAGGTGGCGCATCATGCCGTACTGGCGCATGGTCTGGGCGTGCAGGCCATCCGCGCCATGGGTACTACGGGCACCAGGGTCGGTCCGGCCGAAGTGATGTTCTCCGCCGTGCCCATCATCGATACACCCGATTATGTGGCTGCCGCCGAAAAAGCCACCCGCAGTTACAATGCACGCTTCCTCGATGTAATGCTCTCCGGACAATACCATGAAGATTACCTTCGCACCGCAGGTGCTGATGCGCCAAAATTCACCCCCGAAGACCTTGCAATCATCGCCTCACCCGTAGACTTTGTCGGCATCAATATATACATCCCTAAATCTTATGTTATACCGAGCGATACAGCCCCTGGTTACACCGAAGTGCCCATGAATGTATCGCATCCGAAAATGTCTTCCGGCTGGCATACCTTCTCCCCTGAAGTGATGTACTGGGCCCCGCGACTGACCAACGCCATCTGGAAACCCCGTGCAATTTATATCACGGAGAATGGCTGTGCTGCATCAGATTCCGTAGCTCCCGATGGTAACGTGTACGATGAAGACCGCGTGATGTACCTGCGCAATGTGATGCAACAATTGCAACGCGCCACCACCGAAGGGGTTCCGGTGAAAGGTAACTTTGTTTGGAGCGCCATGGATAACCTCGAATGGACCGACGGCTATGGCCGGCGATTCGGATTGGTATACGTTGATTTTAAAACACAACAGCGCATTCCGAAACTGAGCGCTAAATGGTTTCAGGAAGCGGCGAAAAGGAATGCGGTGGTGTGA